Proteins from one Pseudomonas grandcourensis genomic window:
- a CDS encoding DedA family protein gives MDFNPIDIVLHLDVYLDMLVTNYGAWIYAILFMVIFCETGLVVMPFLPGDSLLFIAGAVAAGGGMDPVLLGGLLMLAAILGDSTNYIIGRTAGEKLFSNPNSKIFRRDYLQQTHDFYDKHGGKTVTLARFLPIIRTFAPFVAGVGKMPYPRFFAFSVFGTVLWVGGLVTLGYFFGNVPFIKKNLSLLVVGIILLSLVPMIIGMVRNRLAASNSKAESR, from the coding sequence ATGGATTTCAACCCGATCGACATTGTCCTGCATCTCGACGTCTACCTCGACATGCTTGTAACCAACTACGGGGCATGGATCTACGCCATCCTGTTCATGGTGATCTTCTGTGAAACCGGCCTTGTGGTCATGCCCTTCCTGCCGGGCGACTCCCTGCTGTTCATCGCCGGTGCCGTGGCGGCCGGTGGCGGCATGGACCCGGTACTGCTCGGCGGTCTGCTGATGCTGGCGGCGATTCTGGGCGACAGCACCAACTACATCATCGGACGAACGGCGGGTGAAAAACTGTTCAGCAATCCGAACTCGAAGATCTTCCGTCGTGATTACCTGCAACAAACCCACGATTTCTACGACAAACACGGCGGCAAAACCGTGACCCTGGCGCGCTTCCTGCCGATCATCCGTACCTTTGCACCGTTCGTCGCCGGGGTGGGGAAAATGCCTTATCCGCGTTTCTTCGCCTTCAGTGTCTTCGGCACTGTCCTGTGGGTCGGCGGGCTGGTGACGCTTGGTTACTTCTTCGGCAATGTGCCGTTCATCAAGAAGAACCTGTCGCTGCTGGTAGTCGGCATCATCCTGCTCTCGCTGGTGCCGATGATCATTGGCATGGTGCGCAACCGCCTTGCCGCGTCGAACTCCAAAGCCGAATCGCGCTGA
- a CDS encoding zinc-dependent peptidase produces the protein MWSLSAWRRRRTLAKHPIADDMWQRVRHHLSFLDGISAAEDQWLREACVLFLEDKHLSALPGVELHQEQRLLLAAQAQLPLLHLGDLNWYQGFHEIILYPDDFLSPQRHRDASGVEHEWDGEHSGEAWQQGPIILAWPGVMASGGWEGYNLVIHELAHKLDMLNGVANGLPPLHPDMRVSDWASVMQEAYDDLDRQLERNPDAETAIDPYAAENPAEFFAVTSEYFFSAPDLLHEAYPQVYQQLKLFYRQDPLARLKQLQAHDPVYQAHQ, from the coding sequence ATGTGGTCCCTGAGCGCCTGGCGTCGCCGGCGCACCCTGGCAAAACACCCGATTGCCGATGACATGTGGCAACGGGTGCGCCATCACCTGAGTTTTCTCGATGGCATCAGCGCCGCCGAAGACCAATGGCTGCGCGAAGCCTGCGTGCTGTTCCTCGAAGACAAGCACCTGAGCGCCCTGCCCGGTGTCGAACTGCATCAGGAACAACGCTTGCTGCTCGCCGCCCAGGCGCAACTGCCACTGCTGCACCTCGGCGACCTGAACTGGTATCAGGGCTTCCACGAAATCATCCTTTACCCCGATGACTTCCTCAGCCCTCAGCGCCATCGCGATGCCAGCGGCGTCGAGCACGAATGGGACGGTGAGCACAGCGGTGAAGCCTGGCAGCAAGGCCCCATCATCCTCGCCTGGCCCGGCGTAATGGCCAGTGGTGGCTGGGAAGGCTACAACCTGGTGATCCACGAACTGGCGCACAAGCTCGACATGCTCAACGGCGTCGCCAACGGCCTGCCGCCGTTGCATCCCGACATGCGCGTCAGCGACTGGGCCAGCGTCATGCAAGAGGCCTACGACGACCTCGACCGGCAACTGGAACGCAATCCCGATGCCGAAACCGCCATCGACCCCTATGCCGCCGAAAATCCTGCCGAGTTCTTCGCCGTCACCAGCGAATACTTCTTCAGCGCCCCGGATTTGCTGCACGAGGCTTATCCACAGGTGTACCAGCAGTTGAAGCTGTTCTATCGCCAGGACCCATTGGCGAGGTTGAAGCAACTTCAGGCGCATGACCCTGTCTATCAGGCACACCAGTAA